The following coding sequences are from one Terriglobia bacterium window:
- the ligD gene encoding DNA ligase D yields MSLEEYRQKRTFERTPEPAGKEKTDEGNRFFIQRHSARRLHYDLRLEMNGVLRSWALPHGPTLDPAIKRLAVLVEDHPMEYGNFEGTIPAGNYGAGGVILWDRGTYEWAGEKSPEVQWKAGDLKIKFHGQKIVGEFALVRTKRVQGKKEDWLLIKKKDFAVRPGWDPESDIRSVLQAPADPSSVEGAVKAEMPISLEPMLATLTDAKAMPSGSDWLFEVKWDGYRALCFISDNLGADKKIRMLSRRGNAMEKQFAEVAKALLECVNADTALIDGEVVALDENGVPSFQLLQNHTGFHKSASLKNAASALSFYAFDLLYLNGYDLRNAALIDRRQLLSSILLPSETVRYSDHFAGKGQELLEAVTAKGMEGILAKHAQSKYESRRTSQWLKIKIAMQQDFVVCGFILGEREPFGSLVLGYYKDKKLVYAGNVGSGFTQASLKSTYEALEPLITSKAVLSDVPKEIGKVTWVKPELVCVVKFNSWTADERLRAPVFQGMRADAEPKDVVRETAEQPAAIASPEPEPETLVRKEPLLPAGETEAILTIGGHQLKFTNLKKVFYPADNYTKGDVINFYAAVADLLLPHLEGRPLSLKRYPNGIDADFFFQKAAAASFPDWLHTEDIATSEDATTRFVVCDDKASLLYLANLGCIDQNPWMSRVGSLDEPDFILIDLDPYHCGYDQIVEAAQLVKRKLDVIGLQGYPKTTGGDGMHVYVPVESGYSYEQTRNFAQILSHLVVAERPDLFTTPRNVAARQKGKVYFDWMQNAEGKTISAPYVLRAYPGAPVATPLAWNEVRPGLKPQQFHIGNVLRRFERVGDLFAGVLKKPQEMEKALEKISHMMGAK; encoded by the coding sequence ATGTCACTAGAAGAATACCGGCAGAAAAGGACCTTTGAGAGGACGCCGGAGCCCGCCGGCAAGGAAAAGACGGACGAAGGTAACCGCTTTTTTATCCAGCGACATAGCGCGCGACGTCTGCACTATGACTTGAGGTTGGAGATGAACGGCGTGTTGCGTTCCTGGGCGCTGCCGCACGGGCCGACTCTAGACCCGGCGATCAAGCGGCTGGCGGTGCTAGTGGAAGACCATCCGATGGAATACGGAAATTTTGAAGGCACGATTCCCGCTGGCAATTATGGCGCCGGCGGGGTGATCTTGTGGGACCGGGGCACATATGAGTGGGCAGGAGAGAAGTCGCCGGAGGTGCAGTGGAAGGCCGGCGACCTCAAGATCAAGTTTCACGGGCAGAAGATCGTCGGCGAGTTTGCGCTGGTGCGGACCAAGCGTGTGCAAGGCAAGAAAGAAGACTGGCTGCTGATCAAGAAGAAGGACTTCGCGGTCCGGCCGGGATGGGACCCGGAGAGCGACATCCGCAGCGTGTTGCAGGCGCCGGCTGATCCTTCGTCCGTTGAAGGCGCGGTGAAAGCCGAGATGCCAATTTCGCTGGAGCCGATGCTGGCCACACTCACCGACGCGAAGGCGATGCCATCGGGGAGCGACTGGCTGTTTGAAGTGAAGTGGGACGGCTACCGCGCCCTGTGCTTTATTTCCGATAACCTCGGTGCCGACAAAAAGATCCGCATGCTGTCGCGCCGCGGCAATGCGATGGAGAAGCAATTCGCGGAAGTCGCCAAGGCGCTGCTGGAGTGCGTGAACGCCGACACGGCGTTGATTGATGGAGAAGTAGTGGCGCTGGATGAAAACGGCGTGCCGAGTTTTCAGCTTCTGCAGAATCATACTGGTTTTCATAAGTCCGCGAGCCTGAAGAACGCGGCCAGCGCGTTGAGCTTTTATGCTTTCGACCTGCTGTATCTCAACGGCTACGATCTGCGCAACGCGGCGTTGATTGACCGTCGCCAGCTTCTCAGCTCCATTCTGCTGCCGAGCGAAACGGTGCGCTATTCAGACCATTTTGCCGGCAAGGGACAAGAGTTGCTGGAGGCCGTGACCGCCAAGGGCATGGAAGGCATTCTGGCGAAACATGCGCAGAGCAAGTATGAATCGCGGCGCACAAGTCAGTGGTTGAAGATCAAGATCGCCATGCAGCAGGACTTTGTGGTCTGCGGATTCATCCTGGGCGAGCGCGAACCCTTCGGCTCGCTGGTGCTGGGATATTACAAAGACAAGAAGCTGGTCTATGCAGGAAACGTTGGCTCGGGGTTCACGCAGGCGTCACTCAAGTCAACTTACGAAGCGCTGGAGCCGCTGATCACCAGCAAGGCCGTGCTGAGCGACGTCCCCAAGGAAATTGGAAAGGTCACGTGGGTCAAGCCGGAGTTGGTGTGCGTGGTGAAGTTCAACTCCTGGACGGCCGACGAACGCTTGCGCGCGCCGGTGTTTCAAGGCATGCGCGCCGACGCCGAACCCAAAGACGTGGTGCGCGAAACCGCCGAGCAACCAGCGGCGATTGCGTCGCCTGAGCCGGAGCCCGAGACATTGGTCCGCAAAGAACCGCTGCTGCCCGCGGGCGAGACCGAAGCCATCCTGACCATCGGCGGGCATCAGCTCAAGTTCACCAACTTGAAGAAAGTCTTCTATCCGGCGGACAACTACACCAAGGGCGACGTCATCAACTTTTACGCGGCCGTCGCGGACTTGCTGTTGCCGCATCTGGAGGGGCGTCCGCTGTCACTGAAGCGCTATCCGAACGGTATTGACGCAGACTTCTTCTTCCAAAAAGCCGCGGCGGCCAGTTTCCCGGACTGGCTGCATACGGAAGATATCGCCACCAGCGAGGATGCTACTACGCGCTTCGTCGTTTGCGATGACAAAGCGTCACTACTGTACCTGGCCAACCTGGGCTGCATTGATCAGAACCCGTGGATGAGCCGCGTGGGTTCGCTGGACGAACCGGACTTCATCCTGATTGATCTTGATCCTTATCACTGCGGCTATGACCAGATCGTGGAAGCAGCCCAGCTGGTCAAGCGAAAGCTGGACGTCATCGGACTGCAAGGCTACCCCAAGACCACCGGCGGCGACGGCATGCACGTGTACGTCCCGGTGGAGAGCGGCTACAGTTACGAACAGACCCGCAACTTCGCGCAGATCCTTTCGCACCTCGTGGTGGCCGAGAGGCCTGATCTGTTCACCACGCCGCGCAACGTGGCAGCCCGGCAGAAGGGAAAAGTATATTTTGACTGGATGCAGAACGCTGAGGGCAAGACCATTTCCGCGCCGTACGTGCTGCGGGCGTATCCGGGCGCGCCGGTGGCCACGCCGCTGGCCTGGAACGAAGTGCGGCCGGGTTTGAAGCCGCAGCAGTTTCACATCGGCAACGTGCTGCGAAGATTTGAGCGCGTAGGCGACCTGTTTGCCGGCGTCCTGAAGAAGCCGCAGGAGATGGAGAAAGCGCTGGAGAAGATCAGCCACATGATGGGAGCAAAATGA
- a CDS encoding VOC family protein, producing the protein MRLEPYLLSRVDAGGYRGQSRQLQRKTRSPHSQHSGGGRARRARISADPDRLLPLLARPQSLVVEQVLEFPGAPGLRRLCLVRPLLELAGFQLELLAEGLAIKLNGPTPVLYVTNVEETVRFYCDLLGFECTNRMGGWASLSRDEAEVMISLPNEHVPFDKPTFTGSLYFNTDDVDALWAKLKDKATVVYPIENFPYGMREFAIRDNNGYCLQFGQEISDLAQIPAPEDD; encoded by the coding sequence ATGCGCCTTGAACCTTATCTTCTTTCTCGCGTTGATGCTGGTGGCTACCGGGGACAGTCCCGGCAACTTCAGCGAAAAACTCGATCTCCCCATTCACAGCATTCAGGTGGTGGGCGTGCTCGGCGTGCTCGGATCAGTGCTGATCCTGATCGGCTGCTTCCGCTCCTGGCGCGACCGCAATCTCTGGTGGTGGAGCAAGTTCTGGAATTTCCTGGTGCTCCTGGCCTGCGCCGGCTTTGTCTGGTTCGTCCTCTACTGGAACTTGCTGGATTTCAACTTGAATTACTAGCGGAAGGCTTGGCGATAAAGCTCAACGGCCCCACTCCGGTTCTGTACGTCACGAACGTTGAAGAAACCGTCCGCTTCTATTGCGACCTTCTGGGCTTTGAGTGCACGAATCGCATGGGAGGCTGGGCGTCTTTGAGCAGAGACGAAGCCGAAGTCATGATCTCGCTTCCCAACGAGCATGTTCCCTTCGACAAACCCACCTTCACCGGCTCTCTTTATTTCAATACCGATGACGTGGACGCCCTCTGGGCAAAGCTCAAAGACAAAGCAACCGTGGTCTATCCCATTGAGAATTTCCCCTACGGCATGAGGGAATTCGCCATCCGCGACAACAACGGCTATTGCCTGCAATTCGGCCAGGAAATCAGCGATCTGGCGCAGATTCCGGCGCCGGAGGATGACTAA
- a CDS encoding alpha/beta hydrolase — protein sequence MQIWRRKRVRIACSTLILLAALMGSTPLYAQDIAGDWQGTLKAGLDLRIIVHIEKGTSGGWTAMLYSIDQGPDGIPITSVTLKDSILKFSVELVHGAYEGKLSADAQTVTGTWTQRLPLPLELRRATKETAWQRDSSSHTAQFVSVDSNVKLEVLDWGGSGRPLVFLAGLGNTAHVFDTFAPKFTRAHHVYGITRRGFGASSVPDSGYSADRLGDDVLAVLDALKINRPVLVGHSIAGEELSSVGTRHPEKIAGLVYLDAAYPYAFYDPALGDFNIDSLELQKKLEQLRPGRAQADPKKLIQDVLQSLPRLEKDLQEELKDLEVEPANARQVEAPAPAPAKAIIAGEQKYTEIRVPALAIYAVPHSGVPAAGNDAAARAAAEARDTISTGAQAKAFEKGVPTARVVRLPNANHYVFRSNEADVLRDMNAFLGSLP from the coding sequence ATGCAAATATGGCGGCGCAAGCGTGTCCGTATTGCGTGCTCAACCTTGATTCTGCTGGCTGCGCTGATGGGGAGCACTCCTCTGTATGCGCAGGACATCGCGGGCGACTGGCAGGGAACCCTCAAGGCGGGTCTGGATCTCCGGATCATCGTGCACATCGAAAAGGGGACGAGTGGCGGCTGGACGGCCATGCTGTACAGCATTGATCAAGGCCCCGATGGCATCCCCATCACTTCGGTGACGCTGAAAGATTCGATCTTGAAGTTCAGTGTTGAGCTGGTGCACGGCGCCTATGAAGGCAAGCTCAGCGCGGACGCACAGACGGTCACCGGGACGTGGACTCAGCGTTTGCCGCTCCCGCTGGAACTGCGTCGCGCAACCAAAGAGACGGCCTGGCAGCGCGATTCGTCGTCGCACACCGCGCAATTTGTGAGCGTGGACAGCAACGTCAAACTAGAGGTGCTCGACTGGGGCGGCTCCGGACGGCCCTTGGTCTTTCTAGCAGGTCTGGGCAACACCGCCCACGTGTTTGATACCTTCGCCCCCAAATTTACCCGCGCGCACCACGTTTACGGCATCACGCGGCGCGGATTTGGCGCTTCCAGCGTCCCCGACTCCGGCTACTCGGCCGACCGTCTCGGCGACGACGTGCTCGCCGTGCTGGACGCGCTCAAGATCAACCGGCCGGTGCTGGTGGGGCACTCCATCGCCGGGGAAGAGTTGAGCTCCGTGGGAACACGGCATCCGGAAAAGATCGCGGGCCTGGTTTACCTGGATGCCGCCTACCCGTACGCGTTCTACGATCCAGCGCTCGGAGATTTCAATATTGACTCCCTTGAGCTGCAAAAAAAACTGGAGCAACTGCGGCCGGGGAGAGCGCAGGCTGATCCCAAGAAGTTGATCCAAGACGTGCTGCAAAGCCTGCCCCGGCTGGAAAAGGACCTGCAAGAGGAGTTGAAAGATCTGGAAGTGGAGCCCGCCAACGCGCGTCAGGTTGAGGCGCCGGCGCCGGCGCCGGCCAAGGCGATCATTGCAGGCGAGCAGAAGTACACGGAAATCCGCGTGCCGGCCCTGGCAATCTATGCCGTGCCGCACTCCGGTGTGCCGGCCGCCGGCAACGACGCTGCCGCGCGCGCGGCGGCGGAAGCCAGAGACACGATCAGCACCGGGGCACAGGCCAAGGCCTTCGAGAAGGGCGTACCCACGGCACGCGTAGTTCGCCTGCCGAACGCGAACCATTACGTCTTCCGGTCCAACGAGGCGGACGTGCTGCGCGACATGAACGCTTTCCTCGGCAGCTTGCCGTAA
- a CDS encoding Ku protein: MASTVWKGHLTFGLLSLPVKLYSAARSESVSFNQLHKSDNSRVKQVLFCQAEDKRIERSEIVKGYEYEKDKYVVIDDEEIKKVAPKSAKTMEVLEFVKSAEVDTIYYESSYYMAPDEAGEKPYALLFEALRKSGCVGVAKIAMHNREHIVILRPGQKGILLHTMYYPDEIRQVEEFRTDTSMVQDKELNLAKMLIDSLMAPFEPDKYKDNYRENLMAMIKAKVEGKEIVETAAPVHKAPVIDILEALKMSIAEGRKPPRSVREASTGSEVQSADEPASPAKKGRKSSAGD, encoded by the coding sequence ATGGCTAGTACCGTATGGAAAGGCCACCTTACTTTTGGGTTGCTGTCGCTTCCCGTCAAATTGTACAGCGCAGCGCGCAGTGAGTCGGTCAGCTTCAACCAGCTGCACAAGTCAGACAACTCGCGTGTGAAGCAGGTCCTCTTTTGTCAAGCGGAAGACAAACGCATTGAGCGCAGTGAGATCGTCAAAGGCTACGAATACGAGAAAGACAAATACGTGGTGATTGACGATGAAGAGATCAAGAAGGTCGCGCCCAAGAGCGCCAAGACCATGGAAGTGCTGGAGTTTGTGAAGTCCGCCGAAGTGGACACCATCTATTACGAAAGCTCTTATTACATGGCGCCCGACGAAGCCGGCGAAAAGCCCTACGCGCTTCTTTTTGAGGCCCTGCGCAAGAGCGGATGCGTCGGCGTGGCCAAGATTGCCATGCACAACCGCGAGCACATTGTGATTCTCCGCCCCGGACAGAAGGGCATCCTGCTGCACACCATGTACTATCCTGACGAAATCCGCCAGGTGGAAGAGTTCCGCACGGACACCAGCATGGTCCAGGACAAAGAACTCAACCTGGCCAAAATGCTGATTGATTCCCTGATGGCGCCCTTCGAGCCCGATAAATACAAAGACAACTACCGCGAGAACCTGATGGCCATGATCAAGGCCAAGGTGGAAGGCAAAGAGATCGTGGAGACCGCAGCGCCCGTCCACAAGGCTCCGGTCATTGATATTCTGGAAGCTTTGAAGATGAGCATCGCTGAAGGCCGCAAGCCCCCGCGCTCGGTGCGCGAAGCTTCCACCGGCAGTGAAGTCCAGTCGGCAGACGAGCCGGCCAGCCCGGCCAAGAAGGGACGCAAGAGTTCGGCGGGAGATTAG
- a CDS encoding YeiH family protein: MASSSVVSRVEPLQLPKKLFALVPGVTLLVVVGLAGKVLEKTINAYSKAHHLVVPNIEYVLSASLIGLLISNTVGVAEVFKPGVATYEFWLKSGIVLLGARFLLADVLKLGAVSLVLVLIELALSIAFMTFLGRVFKLSPKLTSLLAVGSSICGVSAIIATKGAIDADDEDASFAIAAILALGALALFTFPPIGHALHMSDRLYGLWAGTGVDNTAEAVAAGALYSDAASKIAVLAKTTRNAMIGFVVLGYAIYWAVRDRRQIVGSKTAFLWQKFPKFVLGFLAISTLASLKVFSPDQIASLANLSKWAFLLTFAGVGLRISFREMKKQGLRPFIVGALGEVVIAAITLGLVLAASELVRI; encoded by the coding sequence ATGGCAAGTTCGTCGGTTGTAAGCCGGGTAGAGCCGTTGCAGCTACCTAAGAAACTCTTTGCGCTGGTTCCGGGAGTGACGCTGCTGGTGGTTGTGGGCCTGGCGGGCAAGGTCCTGGAGAAAACAATTAATGCGTACTCCAAGGCGCATCATCTTGTGGTACCCAACATCGAGTATGTGCTGTCGGCGAGCCTGATCGGGCTGTTGATATCGAATACCGTTGGCGTGGCCGAAGTCTTCAAGCCGGGAGTGGCTACTTACGAATTCTGGCTCAAGAGCGGCATTGTGTTGCTGGGCGCGCGCTTCCTTCTCGCCGACGTGCTCAAGCTGGGCGCCGTGAGCCTGGTGCTGGTGCTGATTGAACTGGCCCTGTCCATCGCGTTCATGACGTTCCTGGGTCGCGTCTTCAAGCTTAGCCCCAAGTTGACCAGCCTGCTGGCGGTGGGATCTTCGATCTGCGGAGTGTCGGCCATCATCGCCACCAAGGGCGCGATTGACGCCGACGATGAAGACGCGTCCTTCGCCATTGCCGCGATTCTGGCGCTAGGTGCGCTGGCGTTGTTTACTTTCCCGCCTATCGGCCACGCGCTGCATATGAGCGACCGTCTTTACGGCTTGTGGGCCGGCACCGGCGTGGACAACACGGCGGAAGCCGTGGCCGCCGGAGCTCTTTATTCAGACGCTGCGTCCAAGATCGCCGTGCTGGCCAAGACCACGCGCAATGCGATGATCGGGTTTGTGGTGCTGGGCTACGCGATCTATTGGGCGGTGCGCGACCGCCGCCAGATCGTCGGCAGCAAAACGGCTTTCCTGTGGCAGAAATTTCCCAAATTCGTTCTGGGCTTCCTGGCCATCTCAACCCTGGCGAGCTTGAAAGTGTTTTCGCCCGACCAGATCGCAAGCCTGGCCAACCTTTCAAAGTGGGCCTTCCTGCTGACGTTCGCCGGCGTGGGCCTGCGCATCAGTTTTCGCGAGATGAAGAAGCAGGGTCTGCGTCCGTTCATCGTGGGCGCACTGGGCGAAGTGGTGATCGCAGCCATCACTCTGGGACTGGTGCTGGCGGCGAGCGAGCTGGTGCGCATCTGA
- a CDS encoding isoprenylcysteine carboxylmethyltransferase family protein — MKIYSVVLISLFVVAALDAGRFRWSHMAALWQATGGVVFLLAGSVIFWCMRTNAFLSARARIQDDRGHTVVQDGPYQYVRHPMYIGIMVLMPGVALLLGSWWALVPAGTIAILFVIRTALEDKMLRAELPGYQEYAKKVRYRLVRGAW, encoded by the coding sequence ATGAAGATCTACAGCGTGGTGCTGATCAGCTTGTTCGTCGTGGCCGCCCTGGATGCGGGACGCTTCCGCTGGTCGCACATGGCGGCGCTGTGGCAGGCGACCGGCGGGGTAGTTTTTCTGCTGGCCGGCAGCGTGATTTTTTGGTGCATGCGGACCAACGCGTTTCTCTCGGCGCGAGCGCGGATTCAGGATGATCGCGGGCACACGGTGGTCCAGGATGGGCCGTATCAGTATGTGCGCCATCCCATGTACATCGGCATCATGGTCCTGATGCCGGGCGTGGCGCTGCTGCTGGGATCGTGGTGGGCGCTGGTTCCGGCGGGGACCATTGCAATTCTGTTTGTAATCAGGACCGCGCTGGAAGACAAGATGCTTCGCGCGGAGTTGCCGGGCTATCAGGAATACGCGAAAAAGGTGAGGTACCGGCTGGTGAGGGGAGCGTGGTGA
- a CDS encoding carboxypeptidase-like regulatory domain-containing protein, giving the protein MADSFKDGLKVTVSFGNEITGGGDASFGWNRTTGDTKSTNLTKSASLEIKVPANGDGIDHDQDMFELLLNPTITLSTDGGTNIFWQPADAVARYEVYVSELRNPASMRPVVARELAKAGLTAADFKTIRCLDPFAGPGSTGPGGIRPDFCELANSTGSPSPVLDLNRFRPTTWILPYEPPLHASDNCPSITATLKNEYASDDAKSTQDEYSVSASLQTGAVFFNTKWKLEGSMTWTCGETDTSSQGSTQSAALTLVCPSVGYTGPTIFQVFWDVVYGTFLFMPYDPSTMSVMQSGVVLDHNGKPFAGAPVDFAYNGHTFHTFTTSNGRYRFVALKQLINPAVQQGTISVRNVKQQVALRSQNPITVRLP; this is encoded by the coding sequence ATGGCCGATTCCTTCAAGGATGGATTGAAAGTGACGGTGAGTTTCGGAAATGAGATAACGGGCGGCGGCGACGCAAGCTTCGGCTGGAATCGCACCACCGGCGATACCAAGTCTACGAACCTCACCAAGTCCGCCAGCCTTGAGATCAAGGTGCCCGCCAACGGTGACGGCATTGACCATGACCAGGACATGTTTGAGTTGCTTTTGAATCCAACCATCACGCTTTCAACCGATGGCGGAACAAACATCTTCTGGCAGCCCGCAGATGCCGTAGCACGCTATGAAGTATATGTGTCGGAATTGCGCAACCCCGCCAGCATGCGACCGGTCGTTGCCAGGGAACTGGCAAAGGCTGGGCTGACCGCGGCGGACTTCAAGACCATAAGGTGCCTGGATCCATTTGCGGGACCTGGATCAACCGGCCCTGGCGGAATCCGTCCGGACTTTTGCGAACTCGCGAACAGTACCGGTAGCCCTTCCCCAGTCCTCGACCTCAATCGTTTCCGGCCAACCACATGGATACTTCCCTATGAGCCCCCGCTTCACGCCAGCGATAATTGTCCATCCATAACCGCGACTCTCAAGAACGAGTATGCCAGTGATGACGCCAAGTCAACCCAGGATGAATATTCTGTCTCCGCATCCTTGCAAACCGGGGCGGTGTTCTTTAATACCAAGTGGAAGTTGGAAGGCTCAATGACCTGGACCTGCGGCGAGACCGACACCAGCAGTCAGGGCTCGACCCAATCGGCTGCGCTGACGCTGGTTTGCCCGTCGGTCGGCTACACCGGACCCACCATTTTTCAGGTTTTTTGGGATGTAGTTTATGGCACATTCCTGTTCATGCCTTATGATCCTTCGACCATGTCGGTCATGCAAAGCGGGGTTGTGCTCGATCACAATGGTAAGCCGTTCGCCGGCGCGCCGGTAGATTTCGCCTACAACGGGCACACTTTCCACACATTTACCACCTCCAATGGACGCTACCGCTTTGTCGCATTGAAGCAACTGATTAACCCTGCGGTGCAGCAAGGGACGATCTCGGTCCGTAACGTCAAGCAGCAGGTGGCGCTTCGGTCGCAGAATCCCATCACCGTTCGACTGCCCTGA